The proteins below come from a single Simkaniaceae bacterium genomic window:
- the topA gene encoding type I DNA topoisomerase, with translation MNKALVIVESPTKIKTLKKFLGSQYVFASSVGHVRDLPAKKFGINVENGFEPEYEILPDKKDVISNLKKLAKDVDIVYLAPDPDREGEAIAWHIAQILPKSTKIMRVTFNSITKDAVVGALKHPRDIDINLVNAQQARRLLDRIVGYKISPILHRKIQRGRDGFLSAGRVQSVALKLVVDREKEIMAFVPVEYWNIYATLQKNQSLRPFQSSLYSVDGKKVEKEQIEGKEYYLISNQTTAESIESRLKKAHFYVEKLEKKEKKRHPVAPFITSTLQQEAARHYGFAASRTMGIAQSLYEGVDLGGGSYEGLITYMRTDSVRIAPEAQKEAGDYILKEYGRDFLPPSPPSYSTKKSAQDAHEAIRPSNIHHTPESIKNRLTSDQFKIYDLIWKRLLASQMTSAIYDTVTCHINTDQDLALRAHGSVIKFQGFLVLYEEKSDLDQDAQADERDKLLPDLEENDPLHLIETQISQAFTRPPARFTEASLVKELEKSGIGRPSTYATIMNKIQSKEYTAKEKNTLKPTELGFIICAMLEQNFNRIMDITFTAQMEDKLDKIAEGDRDWKNYIETFWNNFIPEVEIAEKEAHVPRIPTSKPCPKCGHHLEKIWARKKYFYGCSKYPDCDYTAPLEELELNKDDYIDDFDWDQPCPKCGGKMRVRAGKFGVFFGCEKYPKCNGIVNIPKKGEFHPEQLPACPATGCPGRLVQKRSRFGKPFYACSTYPSCDVIGNEVKEILEKFANHPRTPAPAKKSRAQSGKTVKSAKGRAQPLYKLSAILSEIVNAEEMTRGDITKKLWEYIKKHDLQDKKNRRLIVPDEKLEKLFGSKESLDMMKLARVISNHIE, from the coding sequence ATGAATAAAGCTCTTGTCATAGTCGAATCTCCTACAAAAATTAAAACTCTAAAAAAATTTTTAGGGAGCCAATATGTTTTTGCCTCATCGGTGGGCCATGTAAGAGATCTTCCCGCAAAAAAATTTGGAATTAATGTTGAAAATGGATTTGAGCCCGAATATGAAATCCTTCCGGATAAAAAGGATGTCATATCGAATTTAAAAAAACTCGCTAAAGATGTCGACATTGTTTACTTAGCCCCCGATCCCGATAGAGAAGGAGAAGCAATTGCCTGGCATATTGCACAAATTCTACCCAAATCAACTAAAATCATGCGGGTTACATTCAACTCGATCACTAAAGATGCTGTCGTTGGAGCACTGAAACATCCAAGAGATATTGATATCAATTTAGTCAATGCCCAACAAGCACGCCGACTGCTCGATCGCATCGTTGGTTATAAAATATCGCCTATTCTTCATAGAAAGATCCAAAGGGGAAGGGATGGCTTTCTCTCTGCAGGCCGTGTTCAATCCGTTGCACTTAAATTAGTGGTTGATCGTGAAAAAGAAATCATGGCTTTTGTCCCTGTTGAATACTGGAATATTTATGCAACTTTGCAAAAAAATCAATCATTGCGCCCCTTTCAAAGTAGCTTATATAGTGTTGATGGGAAAAAAGTAGAAAAAGAGCAAATTGAAGGGAAAGAATATTACCTTATTTCCAATCAAACTACTGCCGAATCCATTGAATCCAGGCTCAAAAAAGCTCATTTCTATGTTGAAAAGCTCGAAAAAAAGGAAAAGAAACGTCACCCGGTTGCACCTTTTATCACCTCAACACTCCAACAGGAAGCCGCACGCCACTATGGATTTGCTGCATCTAGAACAATGGGTATTGCTCAGAGTCTTTATGAAGGGGTTGATTTAGGTGGAGGAAGTTATGAGGGTTTGATTACATATATGAGAACCGACTCTGTTCGCATTGCGCCTGAAGCGCAAAAAGAAGCCGGGGATTATATTTTGAAGGAGTACGGCAGGGATTTTCTACCCCCATCGCCCCCTTCTTATTCAACTAAAAAATCAGCCCAAGATGCCCATGAAGCAATCCGCCCTTCAAATATTCACCACACACCTGAAAGCATTAAAAATCGCCTCACAAGTGATCAATTTAAAATTTATGATCTGATTTGGAAACGCCTTCTTGCCTCACAAATGACCTCTGCCATTTATGATACCGTCACTTGTCATATCAATACTGATCAAGACTTAGCATTAAGAGCACACGGTTCGGTCATTAAGTTCCAGGGTTTCCTAGTTTTATATGAAGAGAAAAGTGATCTCGATCAAGATGCTCAAGCAGATGAGAGAGATAAATTATTACCTGATTTAGAGGAAAATGACCCTCTACATCTCATTGAAACGCAAATTTCTCAGGCATTCACTCGTCCACCGGCACGATTCACTGAAGCTTCACTTGTCAAAGAACTCGAAAAATCAGGAATCGGTCGTCCCTCTACTTACGCGACGATCATGAATAAAATCCAAAGTAAAGAGTACACGGCTAAAGAAAAAAATACTCTTAAACCAACTGAACTCGGCTTTATTATTTGTGCGATGCTGGAACAAAATTTCAATCGCATTATGGATATTACCTTTACAGCTCAGATGGAAGACAAGCTGGATAAAATTGCAGAAGGCGATCGCGATTGGAAAAACTATATTGAGACTTTTTGGAATAACTTTATTCCTGAAGTCGAAATAGCGGAAAAAGAGGCGCATGTTCCGCGCATTCCAACAAGCAAACCTTGTCCTAAATGTGGCCATCATCTTGAGAAGATTTGGGCGCGCAAAAAATATTTTTATGGATGTTCTAAATATCCCGACTGCGATTATACCGCTCCACTTGAAGAACTTGAGCTCAATAAAGATGATTACATTGATGATTTTGATTGGGATCAGCCCTGTCCAAAATGCGGTGGCAAAATGCGAGTCAGAGCCGGTAAATTTGGAGTTTTCTTTGGGTGTGAAAAATATCCAAAGTGCAATGGAATTGTCAACATCCCCAAAAAAGGTGAATTCCACCCTGAACAACTTCCCGCCTGCCCGGCAACGGGTTGTCCCGGAAGATTAGTCCAAAAACGCTCTCGGTTTGGGAAACCTTTTTATGCATGTTCAACCTATCCTTCCTGTGATGTGATCGGGAACGAAGTTAAGGAAATTCTAGAAAAATTCGCAAATCACCCTAGAACTCCTGCCCCGGCTAAAAAATCACGGGCTCAATCGGGTAAAACAGTCAAATCAGCGAAAGGAAGAGCTCAACCGCTATATAAATTGAGTGCTATCTTATCTGAAATCGTCAATGCAGAAGAAATGACCCGCGGCGATATTACTAAAAAACTATGGGAATATATTAAAAAGCATGACCTTCAGGACAAAAAAAATAGACGTCTCATCGTTCCGGATGAAAAACTGGAAAAACTTTTTGGATCTAAAGAATCCTTAGACATGATGAAGTTAGCTCGTGTGATTTCAAATCACATTGAATAA
- a CDS encoding glycosyltransferase family 2 protein, with product MNRSKIQWLSLSIILPILIVAIILGQHRHQKRADIVKQNYAVKMLNISDYKPFTVVICSYNNAEYIEKNFSSALSQVYPNYRIIYIDDASTDDTLSLARSIMERYQAQAKVTLISNASNQGAMANTYRAIHSCPDDEIIVMLDGDDYFAHPNVLSELNQYYNNPDTWLTYGQCQSKIDRSLGKSSSLSHFILKSGRIKKKAWMTSHPRTFYAGLFKRIKLSDLTHNGAFLPMGADVAAMLPMIEMAREHAVFIRDVLYVYNDENPINDHKKSEQQQEFFNQYIRELPTYSKLKNPPWETQRNFDDLKSDVMVFSYNRPMQLYAFLESLTRYAKNVGNVYVIYRASNDDFEMGYTNVKSAFGQVKFIRQNEKKAKKEFKPMVMKYAFNTALSSSKYITFSTDDLVLKDEVDFAKGIQSLERSQAYGFFYRLGQHIDYCYMIDAYQGVPDLMDLGADVYAWEFEAGQNDWKYPNSVDFTLYRKADIESALAEIHFTIPYEMEGIWASKADFKKWGLCHRQSRIVNIPLNLVSNPINRAMNTYSVEILLKKFLEGQKIDLKPLHQIENRSPHMEYEPTFVMRFK from the coding sequence ATGAATCGATCCAAAATTCAGTGGCTAAGCCTGTCAATTATTCTACCTATTCTGATCGTTGCGATTATTCTAGGTCAACATCGCCATCAAAAGCGGGCTGATATTGTCAAGCAAAATTATGCAGTTAAAATGCTCAATATTAGTGATTATAAGCCTTTTACTGTTGTTATTTGTTCTTATAATAACGCCGAATATATTGAAAAAAATTTCTCTTCGGCCCTCTCTCAAGTTTATCCGAATTACCGCATTATTTATATTGATGATGCATCGACAGACGATACTTTGTCTTTGGCCCGATCTATAATGGAGAGGTATCAAGCACAAGCTAAGGTGACATTGATATCTAATGCATCCAATCAGGGAGCGATGGCAAATACCTATAGAGCGATTCATTCTTGCCCTGATGATGAAATTATTGTCATGCTTGATGGAGATGATTATTTTGCCCATCCTAATGTTTTGAGCGAGCTCAACCAATATTATAATAATCCGGATACATGGCTAACCTATGGCCAATGCCAATCAAAAATAGATCGTTCATTAGGCAAATCTTCATCCCTTTCTCATTTTATTTTAAAGTCGGGGCGTATCAAGAAAAAGGCATGGATGACTTCACATCCCAGAACTTTTTATGCGGGGTTATTTAAGCGCATTAAACTTTCAGATCTGACGCATAATGGAGCATTTCTCCCCATGGGAGCTGATGTCGCAGCGATGCTACCTATGATTGAAATGGCGAGAGAGCATGCCGTTTTTATTCGGGATGTGCTCTATGTGTATAATGATGAGAACCCAATCAATGACCATAAAAAATCAGAGCAGCAGCAGGAATTTTTTAATCAATATATTAGAGAGTTGCCTACCTATTCAAAATTGAAAAATCCTCCATGGGAGACACAAAGAAACTTTGATGATCTCAAAAGTGATGTCATGGTTTTTTCCTATAATCGACCGATGCAATTGTATGCTTTTTTAGAATCTCTGACGAGATATGCTAAAAATGTTGGGAATGTTTATGTGATTTATAGAGCCTCCAACGATGATTTTGAAATGGGATACACGAATGTCAAAAGCGCGTTTGGTCAGGTTAAATTTATTCGGCAAAATGAAAAAAAAGCGAAAAAAGAATTTAAACCCATGGTGATGAAATACGCATTCAATACGGCCCTGTCATCATCAAAGTACATTACATTTTCAACGGATGATCTGGTTTTAAAGGATGAAGTCGATTTTGCAAAGGGGATACAATCTCTAGAGCGCTCTCAGGCATATGGTTTTTTCTATCGCTTAGGGCAACATATCGATTATTGTTATATGATCGACGCTTATCAAGGTGTTCCGGATTTAATGGATCTCGGGGCTGATGTGTATGCTTGGGAGTTTGAAGCAGGCCAAAATGATTGGAAATATCCCAATTCAGTTGATTTTACACTTTATCGCAAAGCGGATATTGAGTCGGCTCTTGCGGAAATTCATTTCACGATTCCCTATGAAATGGAAGGGATTTGGGCGTCAAAAGCCGATTTTAAAAAATGGGGGCTTTGTCATCGCCAATCTCGCATTGTCAATATCCCTCTCAATCTTGTCTCAAATCCAATCAATAGAGCAATGAACACATATTCAGTCGAAATACTGTTAAAAAAATTCTTAGAGGGGCAGAAGATCGATTTAAAACCACTACATCAAATTGAAAATAGGTCTCCTCATATGGAGTATGAGCCAACTTTTGTAATGAGATTCAAGTGA
- a CDS encoding UvrD-helicase domain-containing protein, producing the protein MNTLVLNPHQQEAIEHIQGPLLVLAGAGSGKTQVVTARIAHLIEIGVPSSEIVAVTFTNKAAAEMQSRIKTLSNQIVLTCTFHSLCARILRESIHYLGYQSNFTIYDQSDSDNLLKSCLKSLHVDSDKAQVRFYKSAISHAKNELIGPDSLSKNAAFDQVYLTYQRHLKECNALDFDDLLFLTVQLFQHHPEVKKIYQSRWSFVLIDEYQDTNKAQYTFAKLLTERHHNIFAVGDPDQSIYSFRGANVQNILNFEHDFPNAKLIRLEQNYRSSTHILDAANHLIQNNQNRLKKNLWSDLGPGEKIRIYIAENEREEAQFVYDTIKELSSSFSLNDMVVFYRTNSQSRIYEDQFLKQNLPYQIIGGISFYARQEIKDVLSYLRVLLSPSDYISFDRAINLPKRGLGPSSLQKIRALAQNLKQPILDIAYQIAEGAIHSGLSQRQINGLKEFTDTVQFLKQRLSLPIHQLIQTIIERFRYIEHLKLDPESFADRKSNIQELISKALDWEEENENKSPTDFLEELSLKGQIDDHDPYVNKIRLMTIHNSKGLEFPIVFIVGMEEDIFPHVNCKETPDQIEEERRLAYVGITRSKKQLFLSAAKYRLLWGSPKIMQPSRFLKELPQEHIESSNKENNDEDDMLSSSDEFLIGTVVSHKSFGRGVIKKAYHTSLGLTYDVYFPSSASIKTLVAKYAKLQALDDL; encoded by the coding sequence ATGAATACACTTGTTCTTAACCCTCACCAACAAGAAGCTATTGAGCACATTCAAGGCCCTTTGCTCGTGCTTGCAGGAGCCGGATCGGGTAAAACCCAAGTTGTCACAGCTCGTATTGCCCACCTCATCGAAATCGGAGTTCCATCATCGGAAATTGTTGCCGTAACATTTACTAATAAAGCTGCAGCTGAAATGCAGTCGCGCATTAAAACTTTATCTAACCAAATTGTCTTAACTTGTACATTTCACTCACTGTGTGCTCGCATTCTAAGGGAGTCCATCCATTATCTTGGCTATCAATCCAATTTCACTATTTACGACCAATCAGATAGCGACAACCTCCTCAAATCATGCTTGAAATCCCTTCATGTTGATTCCGATAAAGCACAGGTTCGCTTTTATAAATCAGCCATTTCTCATGCAAAAAATGAACTGATTGGACCGGATTCTCTTTCAAAAAATGCGGCATTTGATCAAGTTTATCTGACCTATCAGCGCCATTTAAAAGAATGTAATGCACTCGATTTTGATGACCTATTATTTTTAACGGTGCAACTCTTCCAACACCACCCTGAAGTGAAAAAAATATATCAAAGTCGGTGGTCATTTGTTTTGATTGATGAGTATCAAGACACCAATAAGGCTCAGTATACCTTCGCGAAATTGTTAACGGAAAGACACCACAATATTTTTGCCGTGGGGGATCCTGATCAGTCTATCTATAGCTTTAGAGGGGCAAACGTCCAAAACATCTTGAATTTCGAACATGATTTTCCCAATGCCAAACTGATTCGATTGGAGCAAAACTATCGCAGCTCCACACATATTTTGGACGCCGCGAATCATCTCATCCAAAACAATCAGAACCGCCTTAAAAAAAACTTGTGGAGTGATCTTGGACCGGGTGAGAAAATCCGAATTTACATTGCTGAGAATGAGCGAGAAGAAGCCCAATTTGTCTATGACACAATAAAAGAGCTCTCGTCATCATTTTCACTTAACGATATGGTCGTATTTTATCGCACTAACTCCCAGTCTAGAATTTATGAAGATCAGTTTTTAAAACAAAATCTCCCTTATCAAATTATTGGGGGAATCTCTTTTTATGCCCGGCAAGAAATTAAAGATGTCCTTTCTTATTTAAGAGTTCTACTTTCACCAAGTGATTATATCTCCTTTGATCGGGCCATTAATCTTCCAAAACGCGGATTAGGGCCTTCTTCACTACAAAAAATTCGCGCACTTGCCCAAAATTTAAAACAACCCATTCTAGATATTGCTTATCAGATCGCTGAGGGAGCCATACACTCCGGTTTGTCTCAACGACAAATCAATGGGTTAAAAGAATTTACTGATACGGTTCAGTTTTTAAAACAGCGCCTCTCACTCCCAATTCATCAATTAATTCAAACTATAATTGAGCGATTCCGCTATATAGAACATCTAAAATTAGATCCTGAATCGTTTGCCGATCGGAAATCAAATATTCAAGAGTTGATTTCAAAAGCTCTTGATTGGGAAGAAGAAAATGAAAATAAATCTCCCACGGATTTTTTAGAAGAACTGTCCTTGAAAGGACAAATTGATGATCACGATCCCTATGTGAATAAAATCCGGTTAATGACCATTCATAATTCGAAAGGATTAGAATTCCCCATTGTCTTCATCGTCGGAATGGAGGAAGACATTTTCCCCCATGTCAATTGTAAAGAGACCCCTGATCAAATTGAAGAGGAACGCAGACTGGCTTATGTAGGAATCACCCGATCTAAAAAACAACTCTTTTTATCTGCTGCTAAGTATCGATTGCTTTGGGGGTCGCCTAAAATTATGCAACCCTCCCGTTTCTTAAAAGAACTCCCCCAAGAACATATTGAATCATCGAATAAAGAAAACAATGATGAAGATGATATGCTGTCTTCTTCCGATGAATTCCTAATCGGAACTGTTGTCTCACATAAAAGTTTTGGCAGAGGTGTCATTAAGAAAGCCTATCACACATCCCTTGGCTTAACTTATGATGTTTATTTTCCTTCCAGCGCATCAATTAAAACGCTTGTGGCTAAATATGCAAAACTTCAAGCTCTCGATGATTTATAG
- a CDS encoding glycosyltransferase family 2 protein, with amino-acid sequence MKFILSFILSSAISLLMAHDFNPLITTPKKTKFAIMIASYNNEQWVEWNLASAINQEYDSKFFHIYYLNDCSTDNTLEMAKNLVAQMNKEHLVTFVNNSEKSTSIGNYYSAIHSFVPDDHVVVILDGDDALAHSKVLNYLDRIYRNKKNKTLLTYGQFKCKSSNTVGWCSPMPKQIDETCSFRQYVHLPSHLRTFYAWLFKKIKKEDLFYDGKFLTMSGDVGSMMPMIEMALGHYQFINDVLYIYNDTNPISDHNLSKAFQEKIDRYVRSLPRYEPLDPIRKRYLDRTLKELSLQD; translated from the coding sequence ATGAAGTTTATTTTGTCATTCATTTTATCAAGCGCCATTTCTTTACTCATGGCTCATGATTTCAATCCGTTAATTACAACTCCTAAAAAAACAAAATTTGCAATAATGATTGCATCTTACAATAACGAACAGTGGGTAGAGTGGAATTTAGCCAGTGCAATCAATCAAGAGTATGATTCTAAATTTTTTCATATTTATTATTTAAACGACTGTTCGACAGATAATACACTTGAAATGGCTAAAAATTTGGTCGCACAAATGAACAAAGAACATCTAGTTACATTTGTGAACAATTCAGAAAAATCGACATCCATTGGCAATTATTATTCAGCTATTCATTCATTTGTTCCGGATGATCATGTTGTTGTGATTCTCGATGGGGATGATGCGTTGGCTCATTCTAAAGTTTTAAATTATCTAGACAGAATATATCGAAATAAAAAAAACAAAACTTTACTGACATATGGGCAGTTTAAATGCAAAAGTTCAAATACTGTTGGATGGTGTAGCCCTATGCCAAAACAGATCGATGAGACCTGCTCCTTTAGACAATATGTTCATTTGCCTTCTCATCTACGCACTTTCTATGCATGGCTGTTTAAAAAAATTAAAAAAGAAGACCTTTTTTATGACGGCAAGTTTTTAACAATGTCAGGAGATGTCGGGTCAATGATGCCTATGATTGAGATGGCCCTAGGTCATTACCAGTTTATCAATGATGTTTTATATATCTATAACGATACCAATCCAATCAGTGATCATAATCTTAGCAAAGCTTTCCAAGAAAAAATCGATCGGTATGTTCGGTCATTACCTCGTTATGAACCGCTGGATCCGATTAGGAAGCGCTATTTAGATAGAACCCTCAAAGAACTGAGTTTACAGGATTAA
- a CDS encoding DUF1343 domain-containing protein: MRKYCPFLFLIWISVASAVQTGADLLLDHPVMKQLKNKNVGLITNQTGVNSNWQTTIELLSGSSQLNLVALFSPEHGISGQSHAWEFIADQKKDTMPIYSLHGATRRPTDAMLKGIDVLIYDIQDIGVRPYTYASTLFYAMEEAAKHHIKVIVLDRPNPMSGVLVDGPLLDEKNLRSFIGYINVPYCHGMTIGELATFFNEEYHLHSDLEVIKMRGWKRGMSFSETGLPWLPPSPNIPEPDTPYYTATTGALGELGIVNIGVGYTLPFKIVGAPWIKGKEFAEHLNKQKLAGVYFSPFVFKPYYGIYKGIDCEGVLIKILNHQVYRPLSVQMLLLGCLKSLYPKDMEIKIKGISKEKQELFCKAIGNQDAWNAFQKESIFAWKLIEQSQKESESFLTKRKKYLFTEYE; the protein is encoded by the coding sequence ATGAGAAAATATTGCCCTTTTTTATTTTTAATTTGGATTTCTGTTGCATCTGCCGTTCAGACAGGGGCTGATTTATTGCTTGATCATCCCGTCATGAAACAATTAAAAAATAAAAACGTTGGTCTGATTACAAATCAGACGGGGGTCAACTCAAATTGGCAAACAACGATAGAGCTCTTGAGTGGGTCGAGCCAACTCAATTTGGTTGCACTATTTTCTCCGGAGCATGGCATCAGTGGGCAATCCCATGCTTGGGAATTCATCGCCGATCAGAAAAAAGATACAATGCCAATCTATAGTTTACATGGGGCAACGAGGCGTCCTACCGATGCCATGTTAAAAGGGATCGATGTTTTGATCTATGACATACAAGACATCGGAGTTCGCCCCTATACATACGCTTCTACATTATTTTATGCGATGGAAGAAGCGGCTAAGCACCACATTAAAGTTATAGTTCTAGATCGCCCCAATCCGATGTCCGGAGTTCTCGTTGACGGTCCGCTCTTGGATGAAAAAAACTTGAGAAGTTTTATCGGGTATATCAATGTGCCCTACTGCCATGGAATGACGATTGGAGAGCTTGCTACGTTTTTTAATGAGGAATATCATTTGCACAGTGATCTAGAGGTGATCAAAATGAGAGGGTGGAAAAGGGGGATGAGTTTTTCTGAAACAGGCCTGCCTTGGCTTCCTCCATCACCGAATATTCCGGAGCCCGATACGCCTTATTATACGGCAACAACGGGTGCGCTTGGTGAACTCGGTATTGTCAATATCGGAGTAGGTTATACCCTTCCTTTCAAAATTGTAGGTGCTCCATGGATTAAAGGGAAAGAATTTGCAGAGCATCTCAATAAGCAAAAATTAGCCGGGGTTTATTTTTCTCCCTTTGTATTCAAGCCCTATTATGGAATTTATAAAGGTATTGATTGCGAAGGAGTTTTAATCAAAATTTTAAATCATCAAGTTTATCGTCCATTAAGCGTACAAATGCTGCTTTTGGGATGTTTAAAAAGTCTTTATCCCAAAGATATGGAAATAAAAATTAAGGGGATTTCTAAAGAGAAGCAAGAATTATTTTGTAAAGCCATTGGAAATCAAGATGCATGGAATGCTTTTCAAAAAGAATCGATTTTTGCATGGAAGCTTATAGAGCAGTCTCAAAAAGAGAGCGAATCTTTCCTTACAAAACGAAAAAAATATTTATTTACAGAATATGAATAA
- a CDS encoding co-chaperone GroES gives MSSHIKPLGSRVLVKRSQSPMTKGGILLLESSQEKPKTGTVIAAGPGDYDEKGNLLLMEVQVGDQVLFGSYSGTQVTLDHVDEDLLILNQDEIFAIVK, from the coding sequence ATGTCATCGCATATTAAGCCTCTAGGCAGTCGGGTACTCGTAAAACGATCTCAATCTCCAATGACGAAAGGGGGGATATTACTTCTAGAATCTTCCCAAGAAAAGCCTAAAACGGGGACTGTGATTGCCGCAGGTCCGGGCGATTATGATGAGAAAGGGAACTTATTATTGATGGAAGTGCAAGTGGGTGATCAGGTGCTTTTTGGCTCTTATTCCGGAACTCAAGTCACTTTGGATCATGTCGATGAAGACTTGTTGATCCTAAATCAAGATGAAATTTTTGCTATTGTAAAATAA